From the Vulpes lagopus strain Blue_001 chromosome 22, ASM1834538v1, whole genome shotgun sequence genome, one window contains:
- the TNP1 gene encoding spermatid nuclear transition protein 1 encodes MSTSRKLKSHGMRRGKNRAPHKGVKRGGSKRKYRKGSVKSRKRGDDANRNYRSHL; translated from the exons ATGTCTACCAGCCGCAAGTTAAAGAGCCATGGCATGAGGAGGGGCAAGAACCGAGCTCCTCACAAGGGAGTCAAGAGAGGTGGCAGCAAAAGAAAATACCGGAAGGGCAGCGTGAAGAGTAGGAAACGGGGCGATGATG CCAATCGCAATTACCGCTCCCACTTGTGA